The Actinosynnema mirum DSM 43827 genomic interval CGGTGGTCTTGATCTCCTTGAAGGTGACCCCGTACAGCTCCTTGATCTTGGCCTCCCAGCGCTGGGCCCACTCGCCCGCCGCGCCGAGCACGTACTTGCCCTCGCCGAGGTCGGCGATGGACTTCACGCCCGAGTCGGCGGTCTCCTTGGTGACCACCAGGACGTCCTTGTCCTCGGCCGCCGACTTCTCCAGCACCTCCAGGCCCTCGGGGAGCTTGGACTCGAGCGCCGAGTAGACCTCCTCGGCCTCGGAGGCGGTGCTGGCCTTGTCGAAGTGCACCAGCAGGTTGCCGGTGTACTCGGGCACCACCGCGAGCGACTTGTCCTGCAGCGCCTGCACGACCAGCTCGCGCGCGCCGATGCCGGAGCGCACCGACACCTTCGCGCCGGTGGTCTTGAGCGCGCCGGCGTAGATCTCGGCCAGGATCTTGTTCTCGGTGAAGTCGGCCGAGCCGACCACGATCTCGCCGGAGGCGGCCTGGTCGCCGCTCCCGCTGAGGTCCTCCGCCGAGCCGCAACCGGCGGTCGCCAGCGCGACCACCGCCGCCACCGCCGTCAACGTGCGCTTCATGCCTTGCTTCCCCTCACTTCGCGCTGCGCGGCGGCGGTCGCCGACAGCTTCCCCTTGCGACGCCGCGTGCCGAGGGTGAGGCCCTTGGGCACGAGGAGCCTTCCCACCCCCGCCAGCAGCAGGTCGAGCGCGACCGCCAGCAGGGCGATGAGCACCGCGCCGCCGACGAACTGCCCGTAGTCCAGCACCCGCAAACCGTCCAGCAGCGGACGGCCCAGCGTCTCGATCCCCACGTACGCGGCCACCGACGCGGTCGCCACGACCTGCAGGGTGGCGTTGCGCACCCCGCCGAGCAGCAGCGGCAGCGCGTTCGGCAGCTCGACCCGCCACAGCACCTGCGAGCCGGTCATGCCCATGCCGCGCGCGGCGTCCACGACGCCCCGGTCCACGTCCTGCACCCCGGCGTACGCGCCGGCGAGCAGCGGCGGGATGGCCAGCACGATCAGCGCGATCACGACCCCGGCCTGCCCGCCGCCGAGCAGCAGGTACAGCAGGGTGACCAGGCCGAGCGTGGGCAGCGCCCGCAGCGCGTTGCCGCCCGCGACCAGCACCGTCCCGCCGCGCCCGGTGTGCCCGATCCACAGGCCCAGCGGCACCGCGATCGCGCTCGCGCCGAGCACGGCGGCCAGGCAGTACAGCAGGTGCACGCCGACCCGCGTCGGGATCGAGGTGGGCCCGGACCAGTTCGCGGGCGAGAGCAGCCACTCCAGCGCGTCAGCGAAGATCACTTCACGACCTCCGCCCACGGCGTCAGCACCTTGCGCAGCGCGACCAGCAGCAGGTCCACGACCAGCGCCAGCACGAGGGTGAGCACGACGCCGACGATGATCGGCGCGAGGTAGCGCTGCCGGAACCCGTCGGTGAACAGCACGCCGAGCCCGCCGGTGCCGATCAGCGCGCCCACGCTGACCAGGCTGATGTTGCTGACCGACCCGACCCGCACGCCCGCCGCGAGCACCGGCACCGCCAGCGGCAGCTCCACCGCGAAGAACCGGCGCACCGGCCGGAAGCCCATGGCGGTGGCGGCGGCGGTGACGTGGCCGGGCACCGCGTCGAGCGCGTCGGCGACCGGGCGCACCAGCAGCGCCGTCGTGTACAGGGTGAGGGCGGCGACGACGTTGACGCTGTCCAGGACCTTCGTGCCGATGAGGGCCGGGATGATCGCGAACAGGGCCAGCGACGGGATCGTGTAGAGCACGTTCGACAGGGCGATCACGGTGGCGCGCGCGGCGCGGAACCGGTGGCACAGCAGGCCGAGCGCGATCGCCAGGACCACGGCGACCAGCAGCGGGAACAGCGACAGGTAGACGTGCTCGCCGAGCATGTCGAGCACCGCGGACCGGGTGCCCGCGTCGGAGAGGTAGTCCAGGACGTCAGGCACGGGCGGTCCCCGGTTGCTCGGGCCGCTCGCGCTGCGCCTCGATGGCGTCCAGGACCTCGCGGGCGGTGACGACGCCCGCGTAGCGGCCGTCGGGGTCCACGGCCACGCCCAGCCCGGCGGGTGAGGACAGGGCGGCGTCGAGCGCGCCGCGCAGCGGGGTGCCCAGCTCGTGCAGGCTGCCCCCCGGCACGGCGGCGGCGTCACCCGGCGGGTGCCAGCCCTGCGGCCTGCGGTCGGCGTCGAGCACCAGCCGCCAGGCGTCGCCCGCGCCGGGCGCGTCGTCCGGTCCGACCGTGTCGACCTGCCCGAGCGCGAGACCGCCGGAGTCCGCGAAGGACAGCCCCCGGTAGCCCCGGTCGCGCCCGACGAACCCGGCGACGAAGTCGTCGGCGGGCCGGGACAGCAGCTCTGCGGGCGGCGCGTACTGGGCGAGCACGCCGCCCTCGCGGAACACCGCGACCTTGTCGCCGAGCCGCACCGCCTCGTCGATGTCGTGCGTGACGAACACGATCGTCTTGCCCAGCTCGCCCTGCAGCCGCAGCAGCTCGTCCTGCAGGCCCTCGCGCACCACCGGGTCGACGGCGCTGAACGGCTCGTCCATCAGCAGCACGGGCGGGTCGGCGGCGAGCGCGCGGGCCACGCCGACGCGCTGCTGCTGGCCGCCGGACAGCTGCGCCGGGTAGCGCCCGCCCAGCTCCTGCGGCAGCCCGACGAGCTCCAGCAGTTCGGCCGCGCGGGTGCGGGCCCTGCGCTTGCCCCAGCCGGACAGCAGCGGCACGGTCGCGACGTTGTCGAGGACCGTGCGGTGCGGGAACAGGCCCGCCTGCTGGATGACGTAGCCGATGCCGCGCCGCAGCTCCGGCGGGTCGACCTCGCGCACGTCCCGGCCGCCCACCAGGACGGTGCCGGACGTGGTCTCCACCATGCGGTTGACCATGCGCAGCGAGGTGGTCTTGCCGCAGCCGGACGGGCCGACGAACACGGTCACCGCGCCGGGCTCGGCCACCAGGTCCAGGCCGTCGACCGCGGTCGTCCCGTCGTCGAACCGCTTGGTCGCTCCCCTGAACTCGATCACACCGGGTTCCCTCCCCCTGGGTTGCGGCTGTCGGACGACCCTAGCCCGTCGGGGTGACAGCGGCAGGTCATCCCGGATAACGGGAAGTCCCTCGCGGGGGGCGGGACGCCGACGGTGGCGAGCCGGGTCCCCGGCACCGTTTAGGCTGCTCTGCTTGTGGCAGCAGATGAGCCGAGCGACCGCGTCCGCGACCTCCTGGCGAGCCGGGGGGCGCACGCGCGCCCGCTGCGCCGGGTGCTGACCCTGCTGTGCCGGGACTGGCACAGCCTCGCGGAGCTGGTCCGGCTGCCCGCCGTGCCGCGCCGCACCGTGCAGGAGCTGCTGACGGCGGCGCAGGACGACCTGGAGAGCAGGGGCGACCGGCACCGGATCGTCCCCGCGCGGGCCGCGGCGTACGCCCGGTACGCGGCCGAGGAGCTGCCGGACGCGACGGACGCGCTGGTGGCGGAGAACCCGGACCTGCTGGCGGTGGTCCGCGCGGACATCGCGTCCGTGCCGCCGCCGGTGGCCGCGCTGGACCACGTGCAGGCCACGCCGGAGACGGCGCTGAAGC includes:
- a CDS encoding ABC transporter substrate-binding protein codes for the protein MKRTLTAVAAVVALATAGCGSAEDLSGSGDQAASGEIVVGSADFTENKILAEIYAGALKTTGAKVSVRSGIGARELVVQALQDKSLAVVPEYTGNLLVHFDKASTASEAEEVYSALESKLPEGLEVLEKSAAEDKDVLVVTKETADSGVKSIADLGEGKYVLGAAGEWAQRWEAKIKELYGVTFKEIKTTDAGGPVTVDTLKDGGSQVANLYTTQADIAVNGFVQLEDPKSMYPAQNILPLLRTGAVDDKGKAVLDKVSAALTTENVAELVKKVDVDKETVANVAAEFLKTVSL
- a CDS encoding ABC transporter permease, which produces MIFADALEWLLSPANWSGPTSIPTRVGVHLLYCLAAVLGASAIAVPLGLWIGHTGRGGTVLVAGGNALRALPTLGLVTLLYLLLGGGQAGVVIALIVLAIPPLLAGAYAGVQDVDRGVVDAARGMGMTGSQVLWRVELPNALPLLLGGVRNATLQVVATASVAAYVGIETLGRPLLDGLRVLDYGQFVGGAVLIALLAVALDLLLAGVGRLLVPKGLTLGTRRRKGKLSATAAAQREVRGSKA
- a CDS encoding ABC transporter permease, producing MLGEHVYLSLFPLLVAVVLAIALGLLCHRFRAARATVIALSNVLYTIPSLALFAIIPALIGTKVLDSVNVVAALTLYTTALLVRPVADALDAVPGHVTAAATAMGFRPVRRFFAVELPLAVPVLAAGVRVGSVSNISLVSVGALIGTGGLGVLFTDGFRQRYLAPIIVGVVLTLVLALVVDLLLVALRKVLTPWAEVVK
- a CDS encoding ABC transporter ATP-binding protein, whose amino-acid sequence is MIEFRGATKRFDDGTTAVDGLDLVAEPGAVTVFVGPSGCGKTTSLRMVNRMVETTSGTVLVGGRDVREVDPPELRRGIGYVIQQAGLFPHRTVLDNVATVPLLSGWGKRRARTRAAELLELVGLPQELGGRYPAQLSGGQQQRVGVARALAADPPVLLMDEPFSAVDPVVREGLQDELLRLQGELGKTIVFVTHDIDEAVRLGDKVAVFREGGVLAQYAPPAELLSRPADDFVAGFVGRDRGYRGLSFADSGGLALGQVDTVGPDDAPGAGDAWRLVLDADRRPQGWHPPGDAAAVPGGSLHELGTPLRGALDAALSSPAGLGVAVDPDGRYAGVVTAREVLDAIEAQRERPEQPGTARA